A single Natrinema pellirubrum DSM 15624 DNA region contains:
- a CDS encoding DHH family phosphoesterase, which produces MYDELIESGDLPLSRKSVLPGTGFFLPDELEEDLEEQQAAAALEGAEVAVVADPDADGLACVALLREAYDDVRNVPEPEDSVAGAGDDGDEPVADATDDVDEAEPPVAAGEDDDPLEEPEPTPHGVALIPASPHDVEDALARVAEYGDEGIDLFVCDLAPDKYEYVESELDAALETADRVSWYDHHQWGDDVAAAVREAGVDLVIGDSDEECSADVVYRSLEYEFDPMYEELAAVTRDHDLWLREDPRSDDLADYAYWTDPAEYVEVVREYGADLPAWVEDYIAERRVEKEALIDRAVGRAEYREIGGYTVGVTYGRCSQNEVAEAMREAGADASVIVKPAGSASIRGTDEFDRCHEVAGKVNGGGHPKAAGCKPDIYDDMLDFANHWTTRGAVTKQVILDAFREVVDETTEDDESDSDESEN; this is translated from the coding sequence ATGTACGACGAACTCATCGAGAGCGGCGATCTCCCGCTCTCGCGGAAATCGGTCCTCCCAGGAACCGGCTTCTTCCTGCCCGACGAACTCGAGGAGGACCTCGAAGAACAGCAGGCCGCGGCCGCCCTCGAGGGGGCTGAGGTCGCGGTCGTTGCGGACCCGGACGCCGACGGACTGGCCTGCGTGGCCCTGCTTCGCGAGGCCTACGACGACGTCCGAAACGTACCCGAACCGGAGGATTCCGTGGCCGGGGCCGGGGACGACGGTGACGAACCGGTCGCCGACGCGACCGACGACGTCGACGAGGCGGAGCCCCCCGTCGCGGCCGGCGAGGACGACGACCCGCTCGAGGAGCCCGAGCCGACGCCCCACGGCGTCGCGTTGATTCCAGCCAGTCCCCACGACGTCGAGGACGCACTCGCTCGCGTCGCCGAGTACGGCGACGAGGGGATCGACCTGTTTGTCTGTGACCTCGCGCCGGACAAATACGAGTATGTCGAGTCGGAACTCGACGCGGCCCTCGAGACGGCCGACCGGGTCTCGTGGTACGATCACCACCAGTGGGGCGATGACGTCGCGGCGGCGGTCCGCGAGGCCGGCGTCGACCTCGTGATCGGTGACTCCGACGAGGAGTGTTCCGCCGACGTGGTCTATCGCTCGCTCGAGTACGAGTTCGACCCGATGTACGAGGAACTCGCGGCGGTCACGCGGGACCACGACCTCTGGCTGCGGGAGGACCCCCGCAGCGACGATCTGGCGGACTACGCCTACTGGACCGACCCCGCCGAATACGTCGAGGTCGTCCGCGAGTACGGCGCCGACCTGCCCGCGTGGGTCGAGGACTACATCGCCGAGCGCCGCGTCGAGAAGGAGGCGCTGATCGATCGCGCGGTCGGGCGCGCGGAGTACCGCGAGATCGGCGGCTACACCGTCGGCGTGACCTACGGCCGCTGTTCGCAAAACGAGGTCGCGGAGGCGATGCGCGAGGCGGGGGCCGACGCCTCGGTGATCGTCAAGCCCGCCGGCTCGGCCTCGATCCGGGGCACCGACGAGTTCGACCGCTGTCACGAGGTCGCAGGGAAGGTAAACGGCGGCGGCCACCCGAAGGCTGCCGGCTGCAAGCCCGACATCTACGACGACATGCTCGACTTCGCGAACCACTGGACGACCCGCGGCGCGGTGACCAAGCAGGTCATCCTCGACGCGTTCCGCGAGGTCGTCGACGAGACGACCGAGGACGACGAGAGCGATAGCGACGAAAGCGAGAACTGA
- a CDS encoding DUF5807 family protein, whose translation MTDQRAEFLAGERPEDVALFLADSFVSDDRLEQFGDPVADGTLIVVDGERGRNAFQAATGTGAMEFAKSAMSTEGEIDDDLAGAQCPDAGEDGDHETQFVFAFAEEQNEEVGGIYADGDVIHAYAQCTCGTAFSDRWNVTEA comes from the coding sequence ATGACTGACCAACGCGCGGAGTTCCTCGCCGGCGAGCGCCCCGAGGACGTGGCGCTGTTTCTGGCCGATTCGTTCGTCTCGGACGACCGCCTCGAGCAGTTCGGTGATCCCGTCGCGGACGGGACGCTGATCGTCGTCGACGGCGAGCGAGGCCGCAACGCGTTCCAGGCGGCGACCGGCACCGGGGCGATGGAGTTCGCTAAGTCCGCGATGAGTACCGAAGGGGAGATCGACGACGACCTCGCGGGTGCGCAATGTCCGGACGCGGGCGAGGATGGCGACCACGAGACCCAGTTCGTCTTCGCCTTCGCGGAGGAGCAAAACGAGGAGGTCGGCGGCATCTACGCCGACGGCGACGTGATCCACGCCTACGCCCAGTGTACCTGTGGGACGGCGTTTTCCGACCGCTGGAACGTCACCGAGGCGTAG
- a CDS encoding universal stress protein: MFDTVVVATDGSDSVTRAVDVALDLAARFEADVHALSVVDASEVDASPQQLRDELRTALETTADAALATVEDRADRGVTTAIRDGRPAAEICEYAREVDADAVATGTRGRHGENRLLLGSVAERVVRTSPVPVLTVRQLEPTGDDGGESAVDA; this comes from the coding sequence ATGTTCGATACCGTCGTGGTCGCGACCGACGGCTCCGACAGCGTCACGCGAGCGGTCGACGTCGCGCTCGATCTCGCCGCCCGCTTCGAGGCCGACGTCCACGCCCTCTCGGTAGTCGACGCGAGCGAAGTCGACGCCTCGCCCCAGCAGCTCCGGGACGAACTCCGCACCGCGCTCGAGACGACCGCCGACGCGGCACTGGCCACCGTCGAGGACCGGGCCGACAGGGGGGTAACGACCGCGATCCGCGACGGCCGGCCTGCCGCCGAGATCTGCGAATACGCTCGCGAAGTCGACGCCGACGCCGTCGCGACCGGGACCCGCGGTCGCCACGGCGAGAACCGGCTCCTGCTCGGCAGCGTCGCCGAGCGGGTCGTCCGTACTTCACCTGTGCCCGTCCTGACCGTCCGCCAGCTCGAGCCGACCGGCGACGACGGGGGCGAGTCGGCGGTCGACGCCTGA